The proteins below come from a single Acidovorax sp. NCPPB 4044 genomic window:
- a CDS encoding peptidoglycan recognition protein family protein: MLFFDAQGMVVHNARIKPRRFTAIERTNMKAISGIVVHQTGAPTETSTFNSYRSANANGAHFLILKDGGIYQTASVFKRTNHIGPLKARCLAEHRCTPAEIKTYRSASPTVMHRAEMQKVVPGRYPSNGDSIGIEVVGASYLPSGVRMPSGLNDQQQRAFMGNRSVYEPLTGLQQAAFRYLIEGLNKALDIPPSETHRHPEVSRKNVTEAATASWQ; this comes from the coding sequence ATGCTATTTTTCGATGCCCAGGGAATGGTGGTTCACAACGCGAGGATCAAGCCCCGCAGATTTACCGCGATCGAGCGTACGAACATGAAAGCGATTTCGGGAATCGTCGTTCACCAAACCGGTGCACCTACAGAGACCTCGACTTTCAATAGTTACCGGTCGGCCAACGCCAACGGCGCGCATTTCCTCATCCTGAAGGATGGCGGCATTTACCAGACCGCGTCGGTTTTCAAGCGCACCAACCATATCGGGCCACTGAAAGCGAGGTGCCTTGCAGAGCACCGTTGCACACCAGCAGAAATCAAGACGTACCGTTCTGCCAGCCCTACCGTGATGCATCGGGCCGAGATGCAGAAGGTGGTTCCAGGACGCTACCCCTCCAACGGCGACAGCATTGGCATCGAGGTGGTGGGGGCCTCTTATCTACCTTCAGGCGTGCGCATGCCGTCCGGGCTGAACGATCAGCAACAAAGGGCTTTCATGGGAAATCGCTCTGTGTACGAGCCGCTCACCGGCCTGCAGCAAGCGGCATTCCGCTATTTGATCGAAGGGCTGAACAAGGCGTTGGATATTCCCCCGTCAGAAACCCACCGGCATCCGGAGGTGAGCCGCAAGAATGTGACGGAAGCCGCCACGGCATCCTGGCAATGA
- a CDS encoding HD domain-containing protein — protein MAPDPALLLARWSALGQSLSREGPDWQAEGRRLLRHWSRWPRAYHDTRHLDACLRHWEAARTSTGPGAMADPAAVGMALWFHDAIYWPWSGLNEERSARWARRFMEAQGLTRTTVDRVEHHILATRHVPACTIDGDTRWMVDIDLAILGQPPEVYAEFERNVRREYRFVRWPRYQVGRCAILQSFLDRPAVYATPWFSDRYEVQARQNLRHALDRLRQGQAF, from the coding sequence ATGGCACCGGATCCGGCCCTTCTCCTGGCCCGCTGGAGCGCGCTGGGGCAGTCGCTCTCGCGGGAGGGCCCGGACTGGCAGGCCGAGGGACGCCGCCTGCTGCGCCACTGGTCGCGCTGGCCACGGGCATACCACGACACGCGCCATCTGGACGCCTGCCTCCGGCACTGGGAGGCCGCCCGCACGTCCACCGGCCCCGGGGCCATGGCCGACCCCGCGGCGGTCGGCATGGCGCTGTGGTTCCACGACGCCATCTACTGGCCCTGGTCCGGCCTCAACGAGGAGCGCAGCGCACGGTGGGCACGGCGCTTCATGGAGGCGCAGGGCCTGACGCGCACCACGGTGGACCGGGTCGAGCACCACATCCTGGCCACGCGCCATGTTCCGGCATGCACCATCGACGGCGACACCCGCTGGATGGTCGACATCGACCTCGCCATCCTGGGCCAGCCACCGGAGGTGTATGCAGAATTCGAGCGGAACGTGCGCCGCGAATACCGCTTCGTGCGCTGGCCACGCTACCAGGTGGGCCGGTGCGCGATCCTGCAGTCCTTCCTGGACCGCCCGGCGGTCTATGCCACCCCCTGGTTCAGCGACCGCTACGAGGTGCAAGCCCGCCAGAACCTGCGCCATGCGCTGGACAGGCTGCGCCAGGGGCAGGCGTTCTAG
- the argF gene encoding ornithine carbamoyltransferase: protein MNPLQPMKHYLQFKDLTADEYAYLFERAAVIKAKFKNYEKHHPLSDRTLAMIFEKASTRTRVSFEAGMYQLGGSVVHLTTGDSQLGRAEPIEDSAKVISRMVDLVMIRTYEQTKIERFAAHSRVPVINGLTNEFHPCQILADIFTFIEHRGSIQGKTVAWVGDGNNMAHTWLQAAELLGFTVHVSTPSGYEVDSRIAGVAPGSHYKVFQDPIEACRGADLITTDVWTSMGYEAENDARKKAFADWCVDAEMMAAARPEALFMHCLPAHRGEEVEADVIDGPQSVVWDEAENRMHVQKALMEFLLLGRPA, encoded by the coding sequence ATGAACCCCCTGCAGCCCATGAAGCACTATCTGCAATTCAAGGACCTCACCGCGGACGAATACGCCTACCTGTTCGAGCGCGCGGCGGTCATCAAGGCCAAGTTCAAGAACTACGAGAAGCACCACCCGCTCAGCGACCGCACGCTGGCGATGATCTTCGAGAAGGCCAGCACGCGCACCCGCGTGAGCTTCGAGGCCGGCATGTACCAGCTGGGCGGCAGCGTGGTGCACCTCACCACGGGCGACAGCCAGCTCGGGCGCGCCGAGCCGATCGAGGACAGTGCCAAGGTCATCAGCCGCATGGTGGACCTGGTGATGATCCGCACCTACGAGCAGACCAAGATCGAGCGCTTCGCGGCGCATTCGCGCGTGCCGGTCATCAACGGCCTCACCAACGAATTCCACCCCTGCCAGATCCTGGCCGATATCTTCACGTTCATCGAGCACCGGGGATCCATCCAGGGCAAGACCGTGGCATGGGTCGGCGACGGCAACAACATGGCCCACACCTGGCTGCAGGCGGCGGAACTGCTCGGCTTCACGGTGCACGTGAGCACGCCGTCCGGCTACGAGGTCGACAGCCGGATCGCCGGTGTCGCGCCCGGGTCGCACTACAAGGTGTTCCAGGACCCGATCGAGGCCTGCCGCGGCGCCGACCTCATCACCACCGACGTGTGGACGAGCATGGGCTACGAAGCCGAGAACGACGCACGCAAGAAGGCCTTTGCCGACTGGTGCGTCGATGCCGAGATGATGGCTGCGGCCCGGCCGGAGGCCCTGTTCATGCACTGCCTGCCCGCCCACCGCGGCGAGGAGGTCGAGGCCGATGTGATCGACGGACCGCAATCGGTCGTCTGGGACGAGGCCGAAAACCGCATGCACGTGCAGAAGGCGCTCATGGAGTTCCTGCTGCTCGGCCGGCCTGCCTGA
- a CDS encoding aspartate aminotransferase family protein, with protein MSASAQPASPHVMNTYGRLPIALERGQGNRVWDVNGRQYLDALGGIAVNTLGHNHPQLVPALQEQIAKMIHSSNYYHVPLQEQLAAKLVERSGLTNAFFCNSGLEANEAAIKLARKFGHDKGIEKPQIVVYEKAFHGRSIATLSATGNPKVQAGFGPLVEGFIRVPMNDIDAIRKATEGNPDVVAVFFETIQGEGGVNPMRIEYLQQLRQLCDERDWLMMIDEVQCGMGRTGKWFAHQWAGIVPDVMPLAKGLGSGVPIGAVVAGPKAAHIFGPGNHGTTFGGNPLAMRAGNETIRIMEEDGLLQNAADVGAYLKAALERELGRLPGVKDIRGQGLMLGIELDRPCGVLVGRAAEAGLLLSVTADSVIRMVPALILTREEADEIVSLLAPLVTAFLAE; from the coding sequence ATGAGCGCTTCCGCCCAGCCCGCCTCGCCCCACGTGATGAACACCTACGGCCGCCTGCCGATCGCACTCGAGCGCGGCCAGGGCAACCGAGTCTGGGACGTGAACGGCAGGCAGTACCTCGACGCGCTGGGCGGCATTGCCGTGAACACGCTGGGCCACAACCATCCCCAGCTGGTGCCTGCGCTGCAGGAGCAGATCGCCAAGATGATCCACAGCTCCAACTACTACCACGTGCCGCTGCAGGAACAACTGGCGGCCAAGCTGGTGGAACGCTCGGGCCTGACGAACGCGTTCTTCTGCAATTCGGGGCTGGAGGCCAACGAGGCCGCCATCAAGCTGGCACGCAAGTTCGGGCATGACAAGGGCATCGAGAAACCCCAGATCGTGGTGTACGAAAAAGCCTTCCACGGCCGCTCGATCGCCACGCTCTCGGCCACCGGCAATCCCAAGGTGCAGGCCGGCTTCGGCCCTCTGGTGGAAGGCTTCATCCGCGTGCCGATGAACGACATCGACGCCATCCGCAAGGCCACCGAAGGCAACCCCGATGTGGTGGCCGTGTTCTTCGAGACCATCCAGGGCGAAGGCGGCGTGAACCCCATGCGCATCGAGTACCTGCAGCAGCTGCGCCAGCTGTGCGACGAGCGCGACTGGCTCATGATGATCGACGAGGTGCAGTGCGGCATGGGCCGCACGGGCAAGTGGTTCGCGCACCAGTGGGCAGGCATCGTCCCCGATGTGATGCCGCTCGCCAAGGGCCTGGGCTCCGGCGTGCCGATCGGTGCGGTCGTGGCCGGCCCCAAGGCAGCGCACATCTTCGGCCCCGGCAACCACGGCACCACCTTCGGCGGCAACCCGCTCGCCATGCGCGCCGGCAACGAGACGATCCGCATCATGGAAGAAGACGGCCTGCTGCAGAACGCGGCCGATGTGGGCGCCTACCTGAAGGCGGCCCTGGAGCGCGAGCTGGGCCGCCTGCCGGGCGTGAAGGACATCCGCGGCCAGGGGCTGATGCTGGGCATCGAACTCGATCGCCCCTGCGGCGTGCTCGTGGGCCGCGCCGCCGAGGCCGGGCTGCTGCTTTCGGTCACGGCCGACAGCGTGATCCGCATGGTGCCCGCGCTCATCCTCACGCGGGAAGAGGCCGACGAGATCGTGTCCCTGCTCGCCCCCCTGGTCACGGCATTCCTCGCCGAATGA
- a CDS encoding DUF3579 domain-containing protein: MVSPNSKEVFIQGVTHDGKTFRPSDWAERLAGVMSQFRPGGARPGSHLSYSPWCVPTTLNGIKCVVVHRDLQGHEPMAWDFAMNFARDNGLQVAEACLLPDGNNPPPGKP, encoded by the coding sequence ATGGTTTCCCCCAACTCGAAAGAAGTCTTCATCCAAGGCGTCACCCACGACGGGAAAACCTTCCGCCCCAGCGACTGGGCCGAGCGTCTGGCGGGGGTCATGAGCCAGTTCCGTCCCGGGGGGGCCCGCCCGGGCAGCCACCTGAGCTACTCCCCCTGGTGCGTCCCGACCACGCTGAACGGTATCAAGTGCGTGGTGGTCCATCGGGACCTGCAGGGACATGAGCCAATGGCCTGGGATTTCGCCATGAATTTCGCGCGCGACAACGGCCTGCAGGTCGCGGAAGCCTGCCTGCTGCCCGACGGCAATAATCCGCCTCCCGGCAAGCCTTGA